One Mycobacterium marseillense DNA window includes the following coding sequences:
- a CDS encoding NifU family protein, producing the protein MVDRPGKSANDAQWREAGDRIQTLLDSCAASGTAAYDRAQQLVREVVGLYGTGLERIMRVAGDPGPERGLVERLATDDLVASLLLVHGLHPHDVHRRVRDALDRVRPYLGSHGGDVDLLDIADGPDGPIVRLAFTGSCKSCPSSAVTLELAVQDAVHAAAPEISSIEVVAAADTTTPANVIPAESLLAHLHPNGTGPTDWHPMPELAELAPGEVGGFVLDGGTTVVACRVGDQTFAYRDHCPVCDDSLAGSQLHGRMLRCAGCRTDFDIVHAGVDASGGSTGHLDPIPLLSRDGVLSVAVRAHVLGAPA; encoded by the coding sequence ATGGTGGATCGCCCGGGGAAGTCCGCGAACGATGCGCAGTGGCGTGAGGCGGGTGATCGGATCCAGACGCTGCTGGATTCCTGTGCAGCAAGTGGGACCGCCGCGTATGACCGTGCGCAGCAACTGGTTCGCGAGGTGGTCGGGCTCTACGGCACCGGGCTGGAGCGGATCATGCGGGTGGCCGGCGATCCCGGGCCCGAACGGGGGCTGGTCGAGCGGCTGGCCACCGACGACCTGGTGGCCAGCCTGCTCCTGGTGCACGGCCTGCATCCGCACGACGTGCACCGCAGGGTCCGCGACGCGCTGGATCGGGTGCGGCCCTACCTGGGTTCGCACGGCGGCGATGTCGATCTGCTCGACATCGCGGACGGTCCCGACGGTCCGATCGTCCGGCTGGCGTTCACCGGCAGCTGCAAGAGCTGCCCCTCGTCGGCGGTGACGCTGGAGCTGGCCGTGCAGGACGCGGTCCACGCGGCCGCGCCGGAGATTTCGTCGATCGAGGTGGTGGCCGCCGCTGACACGACCACTCCGGCGAACGTCATTCCCGCAGAATCACTGCTGGCGCATCTGCATCCGAATGGCACCGGGCCGACCGACTGGCACCCGATGCCCGAACTGGCCGAGCTGGCGCCCGGCGAGGTCGGGGGTTTCGTGCTCGACGGCGGTACCACCGTGGTCGCCTGCCGGGTCGGCGACCAGACGTTCGCCTACCGGGACCACTGCCCGGTGTGTGACGACTCGCTGGCGGGCTCTCAACTGCACGGTCGGATGCTGCGCTGTGCGGGCTGCCGGACGGATTTCGACATTGTCCATGCGGGGGTGGATGCGAGCGGTGGTTCCACCGGCCATCTCGATCCGATACCGCTGCTGAGCCGCGACGGCGTGCTGTCGGTGGCGGTGCGGGCACACGTGCTGGGCGCACCGGCATGA
- a CDS encoding DUF5947 family protein, translated as MTSPYEVLAGIRGDRRAPEPAGERCEMCAESIADEHQHVVNVAGRQLMCVCRACYLLFTDSEADLRYRAVPDRYLSFPDFALDRLVWETLQIPVGVAFFFTNSALGHTVAFYPGPAGATESELDMEIWHTIRNADSRVSLLADDVEALLVRVADSAQDGELAEPQTYLVPIDACYEFVGRLRMLWRGFDGGQQAREFIDGFFDRLAARAVKTPR; from the coding sequence ATGACAAGCCCGTACGAAGTCCTGGCCGGCATCAGAGGCGACCGGCGCGCCCCCGAGCCGGCGGGCGAGCGCTGCGAGATGTGCGCGGAGTCGATCGCCGACGAACACCAGCACGTGGTCAACGTGGCCGGCCGGCAGCTCATGTGCGTGTGCCGTGCTTGTTATCTGCTGTTCACCGACTCGGAAGCCGACTTGCGCTATCGCGCGGTGCCCGACCGGTATCTGTCGTTTCCCGACTTCGCGCTCGATCGGCTGGTGTGGGAGACGCTGCAGATCCCGGTCGGGGTCGCCTTCTTCTTCACCAACTCGGCCCTCGGGCACACCGTCGCCTTCTACCCCGGGCCGGCCGGCGCAACCGAATCCGAACTGGATATGGAGATCTGGCACACCATCCGCAACGCCGACTCACGAGTAAGCCTGTTGGCCGACGACGTCGAGGCGCTGCTCGTACGCGTCGCCGACAGCGCCCAGGATGGCGAATTGGCAGAGCCCCAAACATATCTGGTGCCGATCGACGCCTGTTACGAATTCGTCGGACGTCTGCGCATGTTGTGGCGCGGCTTTGACGGCGGCCAGCAGGCCCGCGAATTCATCGACGGCTTCTTCGATCGGCTCGCCGCCCGCGCCGTAAAGACACCGCGATGA
- a CDS encoding DUF6084 family protein → MNGAPMTVNFAVQDVTAEPYTVSPILTARIGVTAGGDDPVHAIALRCQVRIEPLRRSYSDDEAAGLTDLFGGRERWASTQRTFLWQHCTAMVPGFTGSTTVALPLECTYDFEVAAAKYLHALRDGTIPLQFLFSGTIFVNSERGFSVQQVSWDCEDRYAMPVTVWRDLIAQHYPNSGWIRLSHETVAELAGYKSAHGMLDFDHAITALLDTSVDHEVTR, encoded by the coding sequence ATGAACGGCGCGCCGATGACTGTGAACTTCGCGGTGCAGGACGTGACGGCCGAACCGTATACGGTCAGCCCGATACTCACCGCCCGCATCGGCGTCACCGCCGGCGGTGACGACCCGGTGCATGCCATCGCCCTGCGGTGCCAGGTCCGGATCGAGCCGCTGCGCCGTTCCTACTCCGATGACGAGGCCGCCGGACTGACCGATTTGTTCGGCGGCCGCGAACGCTGGGCGAGCACCCAGCGCACCTTCCTTTGGCAACACTGCACCGCCATGGTGCCGGGGTTCACCGGCAGCACAACCGTGGCACTGCCGCTGGAATGCACCTACGACTTCGAGGTCGCCGCCGCCAAATATCTGCACGCGCTGCGCGACGGCACCATCCCACTGCAGTTTCTGTTCAGCGGAACGATTTTCGTCAACTCCGAGCGTGGATTCTCGGTCCAGCAGGTGTCGTGGGACTGTGAGGACCGCTATGCCATGCCGGTCACGGTCTGGCGCGACCTGATCGCACAGCACTATCCCAACAGCGGATGGATCCGGCTGAGTCACGAAACCGTCGCGGAGCTCGCCGGTTACAAGTCGGCCCACGGAATGCTCGACTTCGACCACGCGATCACCGCACTGCTGGATACCAGCGTTGATCACGAGGTGACCCGATGA
- a CDS encoding DUF6893 family small protein → MEVLGWIFIAIVALVVAVALALGVMSVPDARRYLKLRRM, encoded by the coding sequence ATGGAAGTCCTAGGTTGGATCTTCATCGCCATCGTCGCGCTGGTGGTCGCGGTGGCGTTGGCACTAGGCGTGATGTCCGTGCCGGACGCTCGCCGCTATCTCAAGTTGAGGCGGATGTAG
- a CDS encoding hydrogenase maturation protease, which produces MTARILVAGIGNIFLGDDGFGSEVVRHAELPYDDPTVQVIDYGIRGMHLAYDLLEEWDMLVLVDAVPSQGHPGTLHVFQADHDSSPETNGLDAHSMDPAAVFASLRALGGHPPYTVVVGCEAASVQEGIGLTEPVAEAVPRAARAVADIVAALHAPSPAEKGC; this is translated from the coding sequence ATGACAGCGCGCATCCTGGTAGCCGGGATCGGCAACATCTTCCTGGGCGACGACGGATTCGGCTCGGAAGTGGTCCGCCATGCCGAACTGCCCTACGACGATCCGACGGTCCAAGTCATCGACTACGGAATCAGGGGCATGCACCTGGCCTATGACCTGCTCGAGGAGTGGGACATGCTGGTTCTGGTCGACGCCGTACCCAGCCAGGGCCATCCGGGCACATTGCACGTCTTTCAGGCCGACCACGACTCATCGCCCGAAACGAACGGGCTGGACGCTCACAGCATGGACCCGGCCGCGGTCTTCGCCAGCCTGCGGGCGCTGGGCGGGCATCCGCCCTACACAGTGGTCGTCGGCTGCGAGGCGGCCAGCGTGCAGGAGGGCATCGGTCTGACCGAACCGGTCGCCGAAGCCGTGCCCCGGGCGGCGCGGGCGGTGGCAGACATCGTCGCGGCGTTGCACGCCCCGTCACCCGCCGAAAAGGGGTGCTGA
- a CDS encoding HypC/HybG/HupF family hydrogenase formation chaperone: MCLGIPGQVITMLDGFEGQLALVDVTGEQRKVNVGMLPEENFAPGDWVIIHMGFVVEKTDRAGAEQAMAGLELMGRGGTDPRLRPEAR, translated from the coding sequence ATGTGTTTGGGGATACCGGGGCAGGTCATCACAATGCTGGACGGTTTCGAGGGACAACTCGCGCTGGTCGACGTCACCGGAGAACAGCGCAAGGTCAACGTCGGCATGTTGCCGGAAGAAAACTTCGCGCCGGGTGACTGGGTGATCATCCACATGGGCTTCGTCGTCGAGAAGACCGATCGGGCCGGGGCCGAACAGGCCATGGCCGGCTTGGAGTTGATGGGCCGGGGCGGCACCGACCCGAGACTGCGACCGGAGGCCCGTTGA
- the hypF gene encoding carbamoyltransferase HypF, with protein sequence MTKVTEAPLLLSSPAETHVRRHVTVTGVVQGVGFRPFVHRIATELGLAGFVGNDSGAVFLEVQGRPDRVTEFGRRLRAEAPPLARITDVCVADLVADPGCAPEFRIVPSQLAAGTTTPIPPDIAVCDDCVAELFDPLDRRYRHPFVTCTNCGPRFTIIKELPYDRPATTMSAFAMCARCAGEYHDPSDRRFHAQPIACPDCGPTLRFGSPAGQVSGADAALAATQNALAAGAVVAIKGIGGYHLACAVDNATAVAALRTRKARAAKPFAMLVRDLDTARRYADVDDTEAGVLSGPARPIVLLRRRPRAPVADAVAPGSPLLGLMLPYSPIHHLLLTPVPGIAGPVPDALVLTSANRSDEPICFTDDDAVQRLPALCDAVLDHDRAIHVPCDDSVVRVVTAAESEEGAYELPIRRSRGYAPLPVELNLAPPAATAVLAVGGELKNTFCLTDGSRAYLSGHIGDMATWETLRAFERAVGQLSEIRGEPVRLAADLHPGYHTRSWAERHADDRPLDLVQHHHAHVVSLLAEHGRIGEPVIGVAFDGTGYGCDETIWGGEILALGTRSHRFVRAGHLLPVPLPGGDAAVRNPWRIALSQLWVADIDWTPDLAPVAAATDDELRFTRSQLETGTGCVPCSSMGRLFDAVASLLGVRHRIDYEGQAAIELEALAESVGHRCTLPSLPLAVRPDGVIDPVPMVQTMVSALYAGTPPAVLAAAFHRAVAIAVAEVVAQVAGGTRLVGLTGGVFQNVLLLSVCRELLQRNGFEVLTHHIVPPNDGGLALGQATVSVLIAQEEVLTR encoded by the coding sequence ATGACCAAAGTGACCGAAGCCCCCCTGCTGTTGTCGTCGCCCGCCGAGACCCACGTTCGTCGGCACGTCACGGTGACCGGCGTGGTTCAAGGGGTCGGCTTCCGTCCGTTCGTCCATCGGATCGCGACCGAGCTGGGTCTGGCCGGGTTCGTCGGCAATGACTCGGGCGCGGTGTTTCTCGAGGTGCAGGGCCGGCCCGACCGGGTTACGGAATTCGGGCGCCGGCTGCGCGCCGAAGCCCCACCCCTGGCCCGGATCACCGACGTATGCGTGGCCGACCTCGTCGCCGACCCCGGGTGCGCACCCGAATTCCGGATCGTGCCAAGCCAACTGGCCGCCGGGACGACCACCCCGATCCCTCCCGACATCGCCGTCTGCGACGACTGCGTCGCCGAGTTGTTCGACCCGCTCGATCGCCGTTACCGGCACCCGTTCGTGACCTGTACCAACTGCGGGCCGCGCTTCACCATCATCAAAGAATTGCCGTACGACCGCCCGGCCACCACGATGTCGGCGTTCGCCATGTGTGCGCGCTGCGCCGGCGAATACCACGATCCGTCCGATCGCCGCTTCCACGCCCAGCCGATCGCCTGCCCGGACTGCGGCCCGACGCTGCGGTTCGGATCACCGGCCGGTCAGGTGAGCGGCGCGGACGCGGCATTGGCCGCCACGCAGAACGCGCTGGCAGCCGGCGCCGTGGTGGCCATCAAGGGAATCGGCGGCTATCACCTGGCCTGCGCCGTCGACAATGCTACCGCCGTCGCGGCATTGCGGACGCGAAAGGCCCGCGCCGCCAAACCCTTTGCCATGCTGGTCCGCGATCTCGATACCGCGCGCCGCTACGCCGACGTCGACGACACCGAGGCCGGGGTGCTGTCCGGTCCGGCCCGCCCGATCGTATTACTCAGGCGGCGCCCCCGCGCCCCGGTCGCCGACGCCGTCGCACCCGGCAGCCCGCTGCTGGGACTGATGCTGCCGTACTCCCCCATCCATCACCTGCTGCTCACACCGGTACCGGGCATCGCCGGACCGGTACCCGACGCGCTGGTGCTGACCAGCGCCAACCGCTCCGACGAGCCCATCTGCTTCACCGATGACGATGCGGTGCAACGACTCCCGGCACTCTGCGACGCGGTCCTCGACCATGACCGGGCAATCCATGTGCCGTGCGACGACTCGGTGGTGCGAGTTGTCACAGCCGCGGAAAGCGAGGAAGGCGCCTACGAACTGCCGATCCGCCGCTCCCGTGGTTACGCGCCGCTGCCGGTCGAATTGAACCTCGCGCCTCCGGCGGCGACCGCCGTGCTGGCCGTGGGCGGCGAGCTGAAGAACACCTTCTGCCTGACCGACGGTTCGCGAGCCTACCTGTCCGGTCACATCGGCGACATGGCTACCTGGGAGACGCTGCGCGCGTTCGAGCGCGCGGTGGGCCAGCTCAGCGAAATCCGAGGCGAACCGGTGCGTTTGGCCGCCGACCTGCATCCCGGCTACCACACCCGAAGCTGGGCCGAGCGCCACGCGGACGACCGCCCGCTCGATCTGGTCCAGCACCACCATGCCCACGTGGTGTCGCTGCTGGCCGAACACGGGCGCATCGGCGAGCCCGTCATCGGTGTCGCCTTCGACGGCACCGGTTACGGCTGTGACGAGACGATCTGGGGCGGTGAGATTCTCGCACTGGGAACGCGAAGCCACCGTTTCGTCCGGGCCGGCCACCTGTTGCCGGTACCGTTGCCCGGCGGCGACGCCGCGGTGCGCAATCCGTGGCGGATAGCGCTGTCCCAGTTGTGGGTGGCCGACATCGACTGGACCCCCGACCTGGCGCCGGTCGCTGCGGCGACCGACGACGAACTGCGCTTCACCCGTTCGCAATTGGAGACCGGGACGGGCTGCGTGCCCTGTTCGAGCATGGGCCGACTGTTCGACGCGGTCGCCTCGCTGCTCGGGGTGCGCCACCGCATCGACTACGAGGGACAAGCCGCCATCGAGCTCGAGGCGCTGGCGGAGTCGGTCGGCCATAGGTGCACGCTGCCGTCGTTGCCGTTGGCGGTGCGCCCCGACGGGGTGATCGATCCCGTCCCGATGGTGCAGACCATGGTCTCGGCGCTCTACGCCGGGACACCACCGGCCGTGCTGGCCGCGGCGTTCCATCGCGCGGTCGCCATCGCCGTCGCCGAAGTGGTCGCCCAGGTGGCCGGCGGCACTCGGTTGGTGGGCCTGACCGGCGGCGTGTTCCAGAACGTCCTGTTACTGAGCGTGTGCCGTGAGCTCTTGCAGCGGAACGGCTTTGAGGTGCTGACCCATCATATCGTCCCGCCGAACGACGGTGGCCTCGCTTTGGGGCAGGCCACGGTCTCGGTGCTGATCGCGCAGGAGGAGGTGTTGACTCGATGA
- a CDS encoding SIS domain-containing protein translates to MSPADEPTNFLYPFIDAEEDDPSSLLTDLAASAQAKASESLALRRSTLEANADLLASAATELARRFDTGGRMFTFGNGGSCTDSTTLAALFARPPLGKPLPAWSLTADQAILTALGNDVGFELVFARQLIARAKDGDIAIAMSTSGNSPNLLTALAEARRRSLYTIGFSGYDGGAFVDNPNVDACFVVRSQSVHRIQESQALLGYQLWLAVHERLGSDQDLMRSGV, encoded by the coding sequence ATGAGTCCCGCGGACGAACCCACCAACTTCCTGTATCCGTTCATCGACGCCGAAGAAGACGATCCGTCTTCGCTGCTCACCGATCTGGCCGCGTCGGCACAAGCCAAAGCGTCCGAGAGCCTGGCGCTGCGGCGCTCCACCCTGGAAGCCAACGCCGATCTGCTGGCGTCGGCCGCCACCGAATTAGCGCGGCGATTCGACACTGGCGGAAGGATGTTCACCTTCGGCAACGGAGGCAGCTGTACCGACTCCACCACGCTGGCGGCATTGTTCGCCCGACCGCCGCTCGGCAAGCCGCTGCCGGCGTGGTCGTTGACCGCCGATCAGGCGATCCTGACCGCACTGGGTAACGACGTCGGGTTCGAGTTGGTGTTCGCCCGTCAGCTGATCGCCCGCGCGAAGGACGGCGACATCGCGATCGCCATGTCGACGAGCGGCAATTCACCCAACCTGCTGACGGCGCTGGCCGAGGCCCGCCGGCGCAGCCTGTACACCATCGGTTTCTCCGGGTACGACGGTGGCGCCTTCGTGGACAACCCGAACGTGGACGCCTGCTTCGTCGTTCGTTCGCAAAGCGTGCACCGGATTCAGGAATCGCAGGCGCTGCTGGGTTATCAATTGTGGCTGGCGGTCCACGAACGTCTCGGCAGCGATCAAGATTTGATGAGGAGCGGCGTATGA
- the hypE gene encoding hydrogenase expression/formation protein HypE — MSTSKGDYLSSGPRFAEGDVIERIESFRRRRPRLVDDHVTLAHGAGGKASAALVDAVFVEAFRNPVLESLGDGAILTLPSGERVAMSTDSFVVQPRRFPGGSIGELAVYGTCNDLAVAGAVPSWISAAFVLEEGFGITELKEIVADMAAAASAAGVQIVTGDTKVVPKGAADGLFITTAGTGVIPAGRALSPQSVRAGDKVLLSGSMGDHGMAVMLARGDLAIEADIASDTASVSPLVELLMAAAPSTRWLRDATRGGVGTVCNELAQACGLGVLLEEERLPVAPMVNGACELLGIDPLYVANEGKFVAVVAPHEAHAALDALRSHPLGTNAAEVGEIVTEPAESVVLRTGFGGTRIVDMLVGDPLPRIC, encoded by the coding sequence ATGAGCACCTCAAAGGGTGACTACCTCTCATCGGGGCCACGGTTCGCCGAAGGTGACGTGATCGAGCGGATCGAATCCTTCCGCCGGCGTCGCCCCCGGCTGGTCGATGACCATGTGACCCTGGCGCACGGTGCGGGCGGCAAGGCGTCGGCCGCACTGGTGGACGCGGTGTTCGTGGAGGCGTTCCGCAATCCGGTGCTCGAGTCGCTGGGCGACGGCGCGATTCTCACCCTGCCCAGCGGCGAGCGAGTGGCGATGTCGACGGATTCGTTTGTGGTGCAGCCCAGGCGCTTTCCCGGTGGATCCATCGGCGAACTGGCCGTCTACGGCACCTGCAACGACCTCGCCGTGGCCGGGGCGGTGCCGTCGTGGATCTCGGCGGCGTTCGTGCTCGAAGAGGGTTTCGGCATCACCGAATTGAAAGAGATCGTCGCCGACATGGCCGCGGCGGCATCGGCCGCCGGCGTGCAGATCGTCACCGGTGACACCAAAGTGGTGCCCAAGGGCGCGGCCGACGGCCTGTTCATCACCACCGCCGGGACCGGCGTCATCCCCGCGGGCCGCGCCTTGTCGCCGCAGTCCGTGCGGGCCGGGGACAAGGTGCTGTTGTCCGGGTCGATGGGCGATCACGGCATGGCGGTCATGCTCGCGCGGGGTGATCTGGCCATCGAGGCCGACATCGCCTCCGACACCGCGTCGGTAAGCCCGTTGGTGGAACTGCTGATGGCGGCGGCCCCGTCCACCCGGTGGCTGCGCGACGCGACGCGGGGCGGGGTGGGCACGGTATGCAACGAGCTGGCCCAGGCGTGCGGCCTGGGGGTGTTGCTCGAAGAGGAGCGACTTCCCGTGGCGCCCATGGTCAATGGTGCCTGCGAGCTGCTCGGCATCGACCCGCTCTACGTCGCCAACGAGGGCAAGTTCGTCGCCGTGGTCGCGCCGCACGAGGCGCACGCCGCACTCGACGCGCTGCGTTCGCATCCGTTGGGCACCAATGCGGCCGAGGTCGGGGAAATCGTCACCGAACCCGCCGAAAGCGTAGTGCTGCGCACTGGGTTCGGCGGTACCCGGATCGTCGACATGCTCGTCGGTGATCCGTTGCCGCGAATCTGCTGA
- a CDS encoding HypC/HybG/HupF family hydrogenase formation chaperone, with protein sequence MCLGIPGRIVEITDPANCLAKVDVSGVQRTISVRLLENDMPVPDEWVLVHVGFAMAKIDETEALLTLAAIKKLGDAYTTEMQAFDSSAIV encoded by the coding sequence ATGTGTCTTGGTATTCCGGGACGGATCGTGGAAATCACCGATCCTGCCAACTGTTTGGCGAAGGTAGACGTCAGCGGCGTACAGCGGACCATCAGCGTCCGGCTGCTGGAAAACGACATGCCGGTACCCGACGAGTGGGTGCTGGTCCACGTCGGGTTTGCGATGGCCAAGATCGACGAAACCGAGGCGCTGCTGACGCTGGCCGCCATCAAGAAGCTCGGCGACGCCTATACCACCGAAATGCAGGCCTTCGACTCGTCGGCCATCGTTTGA
- the hypD gene encoding hydrogenase formation protein HypD codes for MKFVDEFRDPAAARKLLVAIEHLAGSGGEEFKFMEVCGGHTHTIYRHGIEHLLPDNVELVHGPGCPVCVIPMGRIDDAMWLAGQPDVIFTCFGDMMRVPGSHGSLLDAKARGADVRFVYSPLDALKIAIDNPAKQVVFFAIGFETTAPSTAVTLVRSRDLGLSNFSVFCNHVTIVPPIRAILESPDLRLSGFIGPGHVSTVVGNRPYRFVPDVYRKPLVVAGFEPLDILAAVAMLLRQIREGRCEVENQYKRVVPEHGNPAALTLMGKVFALRPHFEWRGLGFISQSALRLHDDFAEFDAELRFAMPGVRVADPKACQCGEVLKGVLKPWECKVFGTACTPETPIGTCMVSPEGACAAYYNFGRMHRDAVKLVGRT; via the coding sequence ATGAAATTCGTCGACGAATTCCGCGACCCCGCCGCGGCGCGCAAACTGCTGGTGGCCATCGAGCACTTGGCCGGGTCCGGCGGCGAGGAGTTCAAGTTCATGGAGGTGTGCGGCGGGCACACGCATACCATCTACCGGCACGGCATCGAACACCTGCTGCCCGACAACGTCGAGCTTGTGCACGGCCCGGGCTGCCCGGTGTGCGTGATCCCGATGGGACGCATCGACGACGCGATGTGGCTGGCCGGTCAGCCCGACGTGATCTTCACTTGTTTCGGCGACATGATGCGGGTGCCCGGCTCGCACGGCAGCCTGTTGGATGCCAAGGCCCGCGGCGCCGACGTGCGGTTCGTCTACTCGCCGCTGGACGCCTTGAAGATCGCGATCGACAACCCGGCCAAACAGGTGGTGTTCTTCGCGATCGGGTTCGAGACCACGGCGCCGTCGACCGCGGTGACACTCGTGCGGTCACGCGACCTGGGGCTGAGCAACTTCAGCGTGTTCTGCAACCACGTCACCATCGTGCCGCCGATCAGGGCCATCCTGGAGTCGCCGGACCTGCGGCTGTCGGGTTTCATCGGCCCCGGGCACGTGTCCACGGTGGTGGGCAACCGCCCCTACCGGTTCGTCCCGGACGTGTACCGAAAGCCGTTGGTGGTAGCCGGTTTCGAGCCGCTGGACATCCTGGCCGCGGTCGCGATGCTGCTGCGCCAGATCCGCGAGGGACGCTGCGAAGTGGAAAACCAGTACAAGCGCGTGGTGCCCGAGCACGGCAACCCGGCCGCGCTGACGTTGATGGGGAAGGTGTTCGCGCTGCGTCCGCACTTCGAGTGGCGTGGACTGGGTTTCATCTCGCAAAGCGCCCTGCGCCTGCACGACGACTTCGCCGAGTTCGACGCCGAGCTGCGGTTCGCCATGCCCGGGGTGCGAGTCGCCGACCCGAAGGCCTGCCAGTGCGGCGAGGTGCTCAAGGGTGTGCTCAAGCCTTGGGAGTGCAAGGTTTTCGGTACCGCCTGCACACCGGAGACGCCGATCGGAACCTGCATGGTGTCCCCGGAGGGCGCGTGCGCGGCCTACTACAACTTCGGCCGCATGCACCGCGACGCCGTCAAGCTGGTGGGGCGCACTTGA
- a CDS encoding DUF6390 family protein: MFARYAYAPNALGYCGPPLGATLRDGSVADVRRAATKFSGAWPYLRVLSELTGIADPLDYRLVESYWLGGGVAAGLDPQQFFDALLAILGPQAGHYWSHLTPDLACEAAANHCFHVFGIYPWTRFLGRISDEQPLRVLDNCRISPGTVLSRDGDRVEVLCRGLAWDGRALTLSPPSARVLEVWADGYSAVPDAAAGDVVAMHWGRLCGRLSPAQLCALTDSTHRQLLVTDRRLARV, encoded by the coding sequence ATGTTCGCCCGCTACGCGTATGCGCCCAACGCGCTCGGTTACTGCGGTCCCCCGCTGGGTGCCACCCTGCGCGACGGGTCGGTCGCCGACGTGCGCAGGGCGGCGACGAAGTTCTCCGGCGCGTGGCCGTACCTGCGGGTGCTGTCGGAACTGACCGGCATCGCCGACCCGCTGGATTACCGCCTGGTCGAATCGTATTGGCTCGGCGGGGGCGTCGCCGCAGGTCTGGACCCACAGCAATTCTTCGACGCGCTGCTCGCGATCCTGGGCCCGCAGGCGGGCCATTACTGGTCGCATCTCACCCCGGACCTGGCATGCGAGGCCGCCGCGAACCACTGCTTTCACGTGTTCGGGATTTACCCGTGGACGCGGTTTTTGGGCCGAATTTCTGACGAGCAGCCGCTGCGCGTGCTGGACAACTGCCGAATCAGTCCCGGCACAGTGCTTTCCCGCGACGGTGACCGCGTCGAGGTGCTGTGCCGCGGGCTGGCCTGGGACGGCCGGGCGCTCACGCTGTCGCCACCGTCGGCGCGCGTGCTCGAGGTGTGGGCCGACGGCTACAGCGCGGTGCCCGACGCGGCCGCCGGTGATGTGGTGGCGATGCACTGGGGCCGGCTGTGCGGCCGGCTCTCGCCGGCGCAGCTGTGCGCGCTGACCGACAGCACCCACCGACAATTGCTGGTGACCGACCGGCGACTGGCGCGCGTCTAG
- a CDS encoding alkaline phosphatase family protein has product MSGSLCDVLPAAAALLGVPGAVDTLAVTDRAGPERIDRVLVVLVDGLGWHLLPQLAGGAPLLASVLSGATGWLTQLECTFPSTTPTSLVSLGTGALPGEHGVLGFTLRVPGTETVLNHVRWRDDPSPAVWQPVPTWFQRLKEAGVSARAVLPALFLGSGLTEAAYRGAEFRPAGPADDYARLVVDDLRSAPGLVYGYTAELDTAAHVFGVGSEQWHAAATSVDALLSRLLQDLPPNAALLVTADHGGLNVPPEARVDLDADPGLAQGVRVVAGEPRVRYLHTEPGAGPDVRAAWAEVLGGRATVYSREEAVSTGMFGPVAAAHLERIGDVVVVCSGDTAVLASAHEPPEVSRLVGFHGGASPAEMAIPLIVFRP; this is encoded by the coding sequence GTGTCCGGTTCCCTGTGCGACGTGCTGCCCGCCGCGGCCGCCCTGCTCGGGGTCCCGGGCGCTGTCGACACGCTGGCGGTGACGGACCGGGCGGGCCCCGAGCGGATCGACCGGGTGCTCGTCGTGCTGGTGGACGGGCTGGGCTGGCACCTGCTCCCGCAGTTGGCCGGCGGCGCCCCGCTGCTGGCCTCCGTGCTGAGCGGCGCGACGGGGTGGCTGACCCAGCTGGAGTGCACCTTCCCGTCGACCACCCCGACCAGCCTGGTGTCCCTGGGCACCGGCGCGCTGCCCGGCGAGCACGGCGTTCTGGGCTTCACCCTGCGGGTGCCGGGCACCGAGACGGTGCTCAACCACGTCCGCTGGCGGGACGACCCCTCCCCGGCCGTCTGGCAGCCGGTGCCGACCTGGTTCCAGCGGCTCAAAGAGGCCGGCGTCAGCGCCCGCGCGGTGCTGCCGGCGCTGTTCCTCGGCAGCGGGCTGACCGAGGCCGCCTACCGCGGCGCGGAATTCCGCCCGGCCGGTCCGGCCGACGACTACGCGCGGCTGGTGGTCGACGACCTGCGCTCGGCGCCCGGGCTGGTCTACGGCTACACCGCCGAACTCGACACCGCGGCCCACGTCTTCGGCGTCGGTTCCGAGCAGTGGCACGCGGCGGCGACCAGCGTCGACGCGCTGCTCTCGCGCCTCCTCCAGGACCTGCCGCCGAACGCCGCGCTGCTGGTGACCGCCGACCACGGCGGCCTCAACGTCCCGCCGGAGGCCCGAGTCGACCTCGACGCCGACCCTGGGCTGGCCCAGGGCGTCCGGGTGGTCGCCGGCGAGCCCCGGGTCCGCTACCTGCATACCGAACCGGGCGCCGGGCCCGACGTGCGCGCCGCGTGGGCCGAGGTGCTGGGCGGCCGGGCCACCGTGTACAGCCGCGAGGAGGCGGTGAGCACCGGGATGTTCGGGCCGGTCGCCGCGGCCCACCTGGAGCGGATCGGCGACGTGGTGGTCGTCTGCTCGGGCGACACAGCGGTGCTGGCCAGCGCGCACGAGCCCCCGGAAGTGTCTCGCCTGGTGGGTTTCCACGGCGGAGCCAGCCCGGCCGAGATGGCGATCCCGCTGATCGTTTTCCGTCCCTAG